Proteins from one Candidatus Nitrospira nitrificans genomic window:
- a CDS encoding WD40/YVTN/BNR-like repeat-containing protein, translating into MASMALGVNAIELDRANPTIVYAGTTKGLFRTTNKGEQWERIGQSLPDPFISSILLHPREPSQLYVGGSKGIWKSSDSGKTWQEMNQGIATRNILALAMNPKNPQLLYAGTNGSGLYRSTDAGATWAAVPLTAAPAEIQR; encoded by the coding sequence GGGGGTCAATGCCATCGAGCTCGATCGGGCGAATCCCACCATCGTCTATGCGGGAACGACAAAAGGGCTCTTCCGCACCACGAATAAAGGCGAGCAATGGGAGCGGATCGGGCAATCCCTCCCTGATCCCTTTATCAGCAGCATTCTGCTCCACCCCAGGGAGCCGTCGCAGCTCTATGTCGGTGGGTCGAAGGGTATATGGAAAAGTTCGGATAGCGGAAAGACCTGGCAGGAAATGAACCAGGGGATTGCAACTCGGAATATTCTCGCCCTGGCCATGAACCCGAAAAATCCGCAACTGCTCTACGCCGGCACGAACGGCAGTGGACTCTATCGGTCGACTGACGCCGGCGCGACGTGGGCGGCGGTGCCGCTCACTGCCGCGCCGGCTGAGATTCAAAGGTAG
- the folK gene encoding 2-amino-4-hydroxy-6-hydroxymethyldihydropteridine diphosphokinase, which yields MSETVFIGFGSNVGDRVDFCDRAVTLLGLLPHSRLQGVSLLYETEPVRDRIDPGEGWFLNGVVQLETDITPRSLLTTLQEIERALDRDEDNRSGPRTIDLDILFYGERVIKEPGLTIPHPRLHQRRFVLMPMNELDPLWVHPILNQSMAQLLTEAKDQSHVRLLFPQPSTRYGSRPACSSPPGS from the coding sequence ATGAGTGAGACCGTCTTCATCGGATTCGGATCGAACGTCGGCGATCGAGTCGATTTTTGCGATCGAGCGGTGACGTTGCTCGGCCTCCTCCCACATTCTCGCCTGCAGGGCGTCTCGCTGTTGTATGAAACAGAACCGGTCCGCGACCGGATCGATCCCGGGGAAGGATGGTTTCTCAATGGGGTGGTGCAGCTTGAAACGGACATTACTCCACGCAGCCTCCTCACGACCCTCCAGGAAATCGAGCGCGCGCTGGACCGAGATGAAGACAATCGGTCCGGTCCTCGCACGATCGACTTGGACATCCTCTTTTATGGGGAGCGTGTGATCAAGGAACCAGGGCTGACCATTCCGCATCCTCGTCTCCATCAACGCCGATTCGTCCTCATGCCGATGAATGAACTCGATCCGCTCTGGGTCCATCCGATCCTCAATCAATCGATGGCTCAGCTGTTGACGGAGGCCAAGGACCAGTCTCATGTGCGTCTCCTGTTCCCTCAGCCTTCAACCAGATACGGCTCGCGTCCTGCCTGTAGTTCACCGCCCGGCTCATGA
- a CDS encoding type 1 glutamine amidotransferase, producing MPTAICLQHVPFEGPGTFTTALAKRGVSLDYSLVPKEGVPHDTGDLLIVMGGPMSVNDSDTWIAEEAAFIRSALHAGKPVIGVCLGSQFMAKALGGTVRPGKALEIGMTPVRLTDEGKTDPVFGAGPESFEVFEWHGEIFDLPKDCVPLAGSDIAPLQAFRYGDRAYGLLFHLEMEEDGIDSLCRECAPDLMKARLAARQVKAAALPRLPQLHEMADRLIGHLLSPTR from the coding sequence ATGCCAACAGCTATCTGTCTCCAACACGTTCCCTTCGAAGGTCCTGGAACGTTCACCACGGCTCTTGCCAAGCGTGGCGTGAGTCTCGACTATTCTCTCGTCCCGAAGGAAGGCGTGCCGCACGATACAGGTGATCTCCTGATCGTCATGGGCGGGCCGATGTCGGTGAACGATTCCGACACATGGATCGCCGAAGAGGCCGCCTTCATCAGATCCGCCCTTCACGCCGGTAAGCCGGTGATCGGGGTGTGCCTTGGGAGCCAGTTCATGGCGAAGGCACTCGGGGGGACTGTGCGACCAGGCAAGGCGCTGGAGATCGGTATGACGCCTGTTCGGTTGACCGACGAGGGGAAAACAGACCCTGTGTTCGGGGCTGGCCCGGAGTCCTTCGAGGTCTTTGAATGGCACGGAGAGATCTTTGATTTGCCAAAAGATTGTGTGCCCTTGGCCGGATCGGACATTGCGCCATTGCAGGCCTTTCGTTATGGCGATCGCGCCTATGGCCTGCTCTTTCATTTGGAAATGGAGGAAGACGGTATCGACTCGTTGTGCCGAGAATGTGCGCCGGATTTGATGAAAGCGCGTCTTGCCGCCCGGCAGGTCAAAGCGGCCGCATTGCCGCGGCTCCCGCAACTCCATGAAATGGCTGATCGGCTCATCGGCCATCTTCTTAGCCCTACACGTTGA
- a CDS encoding sensor histidine kinase, producing the protein MTTPLLLSMKKWRASAAASLQTKLIVCTLLTLLVAIGLLSTAFMMQLCRSSIQSLLQSGAVLGQHLAIESRYSVLAGDAPALQRLSETALAVDHVAYLVIGTEQGLTLSAKGKGSWLPLSEREEAALTLPPSPMVALASKNHRPTLQSIAKIRFDDDRPQLDTDNLLSLMELLYIIVGRTVPVFYDIAVPIRRPSPVVEQDAGLGVILEQDQGRITADSARVDGLVRVGLSTVTLQQELQSLIQRTILITVGLLLAAGIVSVWFAKRLTTPLQALIRAAARASEGDLSVRVVPHGGDEVGRLTDVFNGMTTALESLTQSLELRVKERTRALAEANAKLQELDRRKSQSLFTTSHELRTPLTSIKLHLDNLLDGVGGHLTDKQTSVLQRVRANIHRLQQFIEEALDLSRIESGQAALNRNPVNPVSVVSSAVDNLAPVAQERNIVIEHDTLAAVPAILGDSAKLLLVFTNLIQNAIKFSPTGSTVIISYATESPHALTIRVRDHGRGIDPMEIDRIFEPFYRAKSSEASIAGSGLGLMIAKHLVELHDGRLSVDNVVGGGACFTVTLPAMDSTAVAG; encoded by the coding sequence ATGACCACTCCCCTCCTTCTCTCGATGAAGAAGTGGCGGGCTTCGGCTGCCGCATCCTTGCAGACCAAACTCATCGTCTGCACCTTACTTACCCTCTTGGTCGCGATCGGACTGCTCAGCACGGCGTTCATGATGCAGTTGTGCCGGTCCTCCATCCAGAGTCTTTTGCAAAGCGGTGCCGTCTTGGGGCAACACCTAGCCATCGAGAGCCGATACAGTGTGCTCGCCGGAGACGCCCCTGCGCTCCAACGACTGAGCGAGACGGCATTGGCCGTGGACCATGTGGCCTACCTCGTCATTGGGACGGAACAGGGCCTGACGTTGTCCGCCAAAGGCAAAGGGAGCTGGCTTCCACTTTCTGAACGAGAAGAGGCCGCACTGACTCTGCCGCCGTCGCCAATGGTAGCCCTGGCATCCAAGAACCACAGGCCCACCTTGCAGTCCATCGCTAAAATTCGGTTCGATGACGATCGACCTCAACTCGATACGGACAACCTACTCTCCCTGATGGAATTGCTGTACATTATTGTTGGACGAACCGTCCCAGTGTTTTACGACATCGCTGTTCCTATTCGCCGCCCGTCTCCGGTCGTCGAGCAGGATGCCGGGCTTGGCGTGATTTTGGAACAGGACCAGGGGAGAATCACTGCGGACTCCGCTCGAGTGGATGGGCTGGTCCGCGTCGGCCTCTCGACGGTCACGCTTCAACAAGAACTTCAATCCCTGATTCAGAGGACGATACTTATCACGGTCGGCTTGCTGCTGGCGGCCGGCATCGTGAGCGTGTGGTTCGCCAAGCGCTTGACCACACCGCTTCAAGCCTTGATCAGAGCCGCGGCGCGCGCCTCCGAGGGCGATCTTTCCGTCCGCGTGGTTCCCCATGGAGGAGACGAGGTTGGTCGATTGACGGACGTATTCAACGGCATGACCACGGCCTTGGAGAGCCTCACTCAATCCCTGGAATTGCGGGTCAAGGAGCGCACCCGCGCGCTGGCCGAAGCGAATGCAAAGCTACAAGAACTGGATCGACGGAAATCTCAGTCGCTCTTCACCACTTCTCATGAGCTTCGCACGCCCCTGACCTCGATTAAACTGCATCTCGACAATTTGCTTGATGGAGTCGGAGGACATTTAACCGACAAGCAAACCTCGGTCTTGCAACGAGTCAGGGCCAACATCCATCGCCTGCAGCAATTCATCGAAGAAGCGCTCGACCTCTCCCGGATCGAATCCGGACAGGCGGCGTTGAACCGCAACCCCGTCAATCCGGTAAGCGTGGTGTCCTCCGCCGTCGACAATTTGGCGCCGGTGGCGCAGGAACGCAACATCGTGATCGAGCATGACACGCTCGCGGCAGTGCCGGCCATTCTTGGCGATTCAGCGAAACTCCTGCTTGTCTTCACCAATCTGATTCAGAATGCCATTAAATTTTCTCCCACCGGAAGCACCGTCATCATCAGCTACGCCACGGAGAGTCCTCATGCTCTTACAATCCGAGTGCGGGATCACGGCCGAGGCATCGACCCCATGGAGATCGACCGAATCTTCGAACCGTTTTACCGAGCCAAATCGAGCGAAGCGTCGATAGCGGGGTCTGGATTGGGTTTAATGATCGCCAAGCATCTCGTCGAATTGCACGATGGCCGGCTTTCGGTCGACAACGTTGTCGGGGGTGGGGCGTGTTTCACTGTCACGCTTCCCGCGATGGATTCGACCGCTGTCGCAGGATAA
- a CDS encoding ABC transporter substrate-binding protein, with amino-acid sequence MPTMFIFRAIIAALLSLPGPIFPVPAFALDVAILKSNDLTYYNESVAGAKQVLPADATVTIYDLRGNVTSGRSIAQNLRADQPDLIIAVGLKAALAAKLEIFDSPIVVCMVMAPESYEFTAPNHYGVYMRVPIEQQLTSLHAVMPQAKRIGLLYDERFTGSMIQDAAHHAEKQGLQLVPALIATPDDLPAALRALITRIDALWLIQDQTVITEQSIQFILETTLDAKVPVFAFSTTLVRQGALGALVVDAAEAGRQAGHIGKRLLRKEPMKGPRFVPPEKTELALNLKVASYLGLTPPDQVVRAAGKIFNGTGSFAKREANETLIP; translated from the coding sequence ATGCCGACTATGTTCATCTTTCGCGCGATTATAGCCGCTCTGCTGTCCCTGCCGGGACCGATCTTCCCGGTGCCTGCTTTTGCGTTGGACGTGGCGATTCTCAAATCGAACGATCTCACTTATTATAATGAGTCCGTTGCCGGAGCCAAACAAGTTCTGCCCGCGGATGCAACGGTTACGATATACGACCTGCGCGGCAACGTGACCAGCGGCCGGAGCATCGCCCAGAATCTCCGCGCCGACCAGCCGGATTTGATCATTGCCGTTGGACTGAAAGCGGCATTGGCCGCCAAGTTGGAAATCTTCGATTCACCGATCGTCGTCTGCATGGTAATGGCCCCCGAGTCGTATGAATTTACGGCGCCGAATCATTATGGCGTTTACATGCGTGTTCCGATTGAGCAACAGCTGACATCGCTGCATGCCGTGATGCCGCAGGCCAAGCGGATCGGCCTTTTGTACGATGAGCGCTTTACCGGCTCCATGATCCAGGACGCCGCGCATCATGCCGAGAAACAAGGGCTCCAGCTCGTCCCCGCTCTCATTGCCACTCCTGACGATCTGCCGGCTGCGCTACGCGCCCTCATCACAAGAATTGACGCCCTATGGCTCATTCAGGACCAGACCGTGATAACCGAACAGTCGATTCAGTTCATTCTGGAAACCACATTGGACGCCAAGGTGCCCGTCTTCGCCTTTTCGACGACCTTGGTACGACAGGGCGCGCTTGGCGCGCTCGTAGTCGACGCAGCGGAGGCCGGTCGCCAGGCCGGACATATCGGCAAACGCCTGCTGCGGAAAGAGCCGATGAAAGGCCCTCGCTTTGTGCCTCCGGAAAAGACCGAGCTAGCCTTAAACCTAAAGGTGGCCTCGTATCTTGGCCTGACGCCTCCGGACCAGGTCGTCCGCGCAGCCGGGAAAATCTTCAACGGGACCGGCAGCTTCGCCAAACGAGAGGCGAATGAGACATTGATTCCATGA
- a CDS encoding class I SAM-dependent methyltransferase, with translation MDPNKIERVYTTYAGFYDKVFGKVFHEGRESAIRNLNVQPNEQILEVGVGTGLALPMYPRHCRIIGIDVSEGMLAKAKEKAEAHSLDHVQLHRMDAGAMEFQDDSFDTVVAAYVVTAVPDYRTVVSEMIRVCRPGGRIIMLNHFSNGNKVIAAVEKVISPLTKHLGWRTDLSLNTVLEGTSLRIARNQRVNPLRLWALVECINGKDQQINGNGASHSVTEYVNGNGAPGFADGNGNGHYSPKHAH, from the coding sequence ATGGATCCCAACAAGATTGAGCGGGTGTACACGACTTATGCGGGGTTCTACGACAAGGTTTTTGGAAAAGTCTTCCATGAAGGGCGGGAATCGGCCATTCGTAATCTGAATGTGCAGCCCAACGAACAGATTCTTGAAGTCGGTGTGGGGACCGGGCTCGCCCTTCCCATGTATCCTCGACATTGCCGAATCATTGGGATCGATGTGTCCGAAGGGATGCTGGCCAAGGCAAAGGAAAAGGCGGAAGCGCATAGCCTCGATCACGTCCAGCTGCACCGCATGGATGCAGGCGCGATGGAATTCCAGGATGACAGCTTCGACACGGTCGTTGCGGCCTATGTGGTCACGGCGGTGCCGGACTATCGGACGGTGGTCAGTGAGATGATTCGGGTCTGCCGTCCCGGTGGCCGGATTATCATGCTCAATCACTTCAGCAACGGGAACAAGGTGATTGCAGCCGTGGAAAAAGTGATCTCCCCCCTGACCAAGCACCTGGGTTGGCGGACGGATTTGTCGCTCAATACCGTGTTGGAAGGGACGTCGCTCCGCATCGCTCGGAATCAACGAGTGAACCCATTACGGCTTTGGGCCTTGGTGGAGTGCATCAACGGCAAGGACCAGCAGATAAACGGGAACGGCGCGTCCCACTCTGTGACAGAGTATGTGAACGGCAACGGTGCGCCAGGTTTTGCGGACGGGAACGGCAACGGACACTACTCTCCCAAGCACGCGCACTGA
- a CDS encoding alpha-amylase family glycosyl hydrolase: MPPPPAQALLSRPVPRSLTDIALPRRARFHSSPGDWRDEVLYFLLVDRFSDGRESSRPLLDRNRRSTFRPGGHDGQPWRWDRWAESGAHRWQGGTLRGVESKLSYLRDLGITALWLSPVFKQRGHLDTFHGYGIQHFLDVDPRFGTREDLVALVEAAHARGMKIVLDIIFNHSGFNWVYPGGAREPAYRSFPDHYAFGSWLGRNGEEIGPTVGDLETGVWPAEMQSIDCYTRAGVGSLGAGSLDDPNAEHKRTDFFTLRDFSLSSRGVLDHLAACYRYWIALTDCDGFRIDTLKHVSFEEGRNFCGAIKEFAANLGKTNFLLVGEVAGGDFAQDRYLDVLGRNLDAALDIGGMRMTLHNVAKGLAPPQTYFDGFDAGNAEMGSHRNIGLRHVSILDDHDHVFGQKIRFSSEAASEEQVVAGVALQLFTLGIPCVYYGTEQSFAGPEESERRFLPGWKGGDHADRYLRETMFGPEHPRAPGRAGLSVTDGLDVTLPGFGPFGTAGAHCFDPNFHVYRRIAALAAVRRRFPALRVGRQYLRPVSLFDGPFLWQGPGELVSWSRILSDEEALCVINAHGTQTRGGDVVVDADLNQPGLALTVIANSVESGMGTSTEVSHPIGSPLPIKRRPDGTAFVEIRKMAPSAVIVAVNHP, translated from the coding sequence ATGCCTCCACCTCCTGCTCAAGCTCTCCTTAGCCGTCCGGTCCCTCGGAGCCTCACGGACATCGCCTTGCCACGACGCGCACGGTTTCACTCGTCGCCGGGGGACTGGCGCGACGAAGTCCTCTACTTTCTCTTGGTCGATCGATTCAGCGATGGGCGGGAGTCCTCCAGGCCGCTCCTCGATCGAAACCGCCGCTCGACATTTCGGCCCGGTGGGCATGATGGGCAACCCTGGCGGTGGGATCGCTGGGCTGAATCAGGCGCCCATCGATGGCAAGGCGGAACGCTCCGCGGCGTGGAATCCAAGCTGAGCTACCTCCGAGATCTAGGCATTACCGCATTGTGGTTGAGTCCGGTGTTCAAACAACGTGGTCACCTTGATACCTTTCACGGCTATGGCATTCAGCATTTCTTGGATGTGGACCCTCGATTCGGCACAAGAGAAGATCTGGTGGCTCTGGTCGAGGCGGCTCATGCCCGCGGCATGAAGATTGTCCTGGATATTATCTTCAACCATTCTGGGTTCAACTGGGTTTATCCGGGAGGAGCCAGGGAACCTGCCTACAGATCTTTTCCGGATCACTACGCGTTCGGTTCCTGGCTTGGCCGGAACGGCGAGGAAATAGGCCCTACCGTCGGAGATCTCGAAACCGGCGTCTGGCCGGCTGAGATGCAATCCATCGATTGCTATACCAGAGCGGGCGTCGGAAGTCTCGGGGCCGGCAGTCTGGATGATCCCAACGCCGAACATAAGCGAACCGACTTCTTTACCCTGCGCGACTTCTCGCTCAGCTCACGAGGGGTACTGGATCACCTGGCGGCTTGCTATCGCTACTGGATCGCCCTGACCGACTGCGACGGCTTCCGGATCGATACGCTGAAGCATGTGTCGTTTGAAGAAGGACGCAATTTCTGTGGAGCGATCAAGGAATTCGCCGCCAATCTCGGCAAGACAAACTTCCTGCTCGTCGGCGAAGTCGCCGGAGGGGATTTCGCGCAAGATCGTTACCTCGATGTGCTTGGTCGCAATCTGGATGCCGCTCTCGATATCGGCGGGATGCGGATGACCCTTCACAACGTGGCGAAGGGGTTGGCCCCTCCGCAGACCTACTTCGATGGCTTCGACGCCGGCAATGCGGAAATGGGATCTCACCGGAATATCGGCTTGCGGCATGTCTCTATCTTGGATGATCACGACCATGTCTTCGGTCAAAAGATCCGCTTCTCGAGCGAAGCGGCGTCGGAGGAGCAAGTGGTGGCCGGCGTCGCGCTGCAGCTCTTCACGCTGGGCATCCCCTGCGTCTACTACGGAACAGAGCAATCATTCGCCGGGCCGGAGGAGTCGGAGCGCCGATTTCTCCCCGGTTGGAAGGGTGGTGACCATGCCGATCGGTACCTGCGCGAAACCATGTTCGGCCCGGAACATCCTCGGGCTCCAGGACGGGCGGGCTTGTCAGTGACCGACGGGCTGGACGTGACCCTGCCGGGATTCGGTCCGTTCGGAACAGCGGGCGCCCACTGCTTCGATCCGAACTTTCATGTCTATCGCCGGATTGCAGCCCTTGCTGCCGTTCGCCGACGCTTTCCGGCGCTGCGCGTGGGGCGACAATATTTACGGCCGGTCTCGCTGTTCGACGGACCATTCCTCTGGCAAGGACCGGGGGAGCTCGTCTCCTGGTCCAGGATTCTCAGCGATGAGGAGGCGCTGTGCGTGATCAACGCCCATGGGACTCAGACGCGTGGCGGCGATGTCGTGGTGGACGCGGATCTGAACCAGCCAGGCCTGGCGCTGACCGTCATTGCGAACAGTGTGGAATCGGGAATGGGAACATCCACGGAGGTATCCCATCCGATCGGATCACCACTTCCCATCAAACGCCGCCCCGACGGCACGGCCTTCGTCGAAATCCGCAAGATGGCCCCTTCTGCTGTAATCGTGGCGGTCAATCATCCGTAA
- a CDS encoding sigma-54-dependent transcriptional regulator: MAGRVLIVDDDGDIVSSLQNRLEWLGYQCQSASNGKEALRIIRENDPDIVLLDLEMPELGGIDVMKQLAGDTTMAASCRPAVVIMTAFGTVDRAVEAMKLGAQEFLTKPFDADHLAIAIDKIRERQALQGELTQLRSDALRRYEMVVGNSDRMTAVIDMAKQASPSDMTVLLLGETGTGKEVLARSIHRWSPRARKPLMAINCAALPEQLLENELFGHEKGSFTGALTRMIGKLEAAEGGTVFLDEIGDVPIGLQGRLLRVLQDLEFHRIGGTNQVRVNVRFIAATNRDLKAAVRAGSFREDLYYRLNVFPIILPPLRERRNDLPILIDHFLKRFSKTGRGAGMSIDDQAMKVLSEYSWPGNIRELENVLARAVILCRNNTICPEHLGLQPAAVPLSESDPTALPYYAAMERYSHLVLFNALKRAEWNQTKAAQLLGLQRTYFTKLLRQRNIPTTPSDQ; the protein is encoded by the coding sequence ATGGCTGGAAGAGTTTTGATCGTCGATGACGACGGAGATATTGTAAGCAGTTTGCAGAACCGCCTTGAATGGCTCGGTTACCAATGCCAGTCCGCTTCGAACGGAAAGGAAGCGCTTCGCATAATTCGCGAGAACGATCCCGATATCGTCCTCTTGGATCTTGAGATGCCGGAATTGGGCGGGATAGATGTCATGAAACAATTGGCGGGTGACACAACAATGGCCGCTTCCTGTCGCCCCGCCGTGGTGATCATGACTGCCTTCGGCACGGTCGATCGGGCTGTGGAAGCCATGAAGCTGGGCGCGCAGGAATTTCTGACCAAACCGTTCGATGCAGATCATCTCGCAATAGCGATCGACAAAATTCGCGAGCGTCAGGCCCTACAAGGGGAGCTGACACAGCTACGATCGGATGCGCTACGACGTTATGAGATGGTAGTCGGCAACAGCGATCGTATGACGGCGGTGATTGACATGGCGAAACAGGCATCGCCTTCGGACATGACCGTCCTGCTTCTTGGGGAAACCGGCACGGGAAAGGAAGTCTTGGCACGGTCGATCCACCGCTGGAGCCCACGCGCACGGAAGCCTTTGATGGCCATCAATTGTGCGGCGTTGCCTGAGCAGTTACTCGAAAACGAACTTTTCGGCCATGAAAAAGGATCCTTTACAGGGGCGCTCACGCGCATGATCGGGAAGCTGGAAGCGGCTGAGGGCGGCACGGTGTTCTTGGACGAGATCGGCGACGTGCCGATCGGGCTACAGGGGCGACTTTTGCGAGTCTTACAGGACCTCGAGTTTCATCGAATCGGCGGCACCAACCAGGTTCGCGTGAACGTCCGCTTCATTGCCGCTACCAATCGGGACCTGAAAGCGGCGGTACGCGCTGGATCGTTCCGGGAGGATCTCTATTATCGGCTGAATGTGTTTCCAATCATATTGCCGCCGCTGCGTGAGCGAAGAAACGACCTACCGATCCTGATCGACCATTTTCTCAAACGCTTCTCCAAAACCGGCCGTGGGGCGGGGATGAGTATCGACGACCAAGCCATGAAGGTGCTGTCGGAATATTCCTGGCCCGGCAATATCCGCGAACTGGAAAATGTCTTGGCGCGGGCCGTCATTCTCTGCCGAAACAACACGATATGCCCGGAGCATCTTGGCCTGCAGCCGGCGGCGGTACCTCTGTCGGAATCAGATCCGACGGCGCTTCCCTATTATGCGGCCATGGAACGCTACAGTCATCTCGTGCTGTTCAACGCGTTGAAACGCGCCGAGTGGAATCAGACCAAGGCCGCGCAGTTGCTGGGACTCCAGCGCACCTATTTCACGAAACTCCTTCGACAAAGGAACATTCCCACCACGCCGAGCGACCAATAG
- the panC gene encoding pantoate--beta-alanine ligase, giving the protein MKIIRSPTAMTAWSERLRREGVTIGLVPTMGALHEGHRALIRAARLRCDALAVSIFVNPTQFGPREDLAKYPRPISRDRALCRKEGVDVCFEPTAGAMYPNGFQTMVTVPTVARRWEGEIRPHHFSGVATVVTKLFGIVRPRIALFGQKDFQQSALVRQLVQDLNLGVEIVVHPTVREEDGLAMSSRNVYLSQEERKRAVTLYKSLRAGAEAIRRGVTEGAAVQEAMIEVIKKESAFSIDYLAVCDPTTLEPLSTVTQKAVLLGAVRIGAVRLIDNILVPAKQARRKR; this is encoded by the coding sequence ATGAAAATCATTCGTTCACCCACGGCCATGACAGCCTGGAGCGAGCGACTCAGACGCGAGGGCGTGACGATCGGCCTGGTTCCGACGATGGGAGCGCTGCACGAGGGCCATCGGGCGCTGATTCGCGCGGCGCGGTTGCGATGCGACGCGCTCGCCGTCAGTATCTTCGTGAATCCGACACAGTTCGGTCCCCGTGAAGATCTGGCCAAGTACCCACGCCCTATCTCGCGGGACAGAGCCCTATGCCGGAAAGAAGGCGTGGATGTCTGTTTTGAGCCGACTGCAGGAGCGATGTACCCGAACGGATTTCAAACCATGGTGACGGTTCCGACCGTCGCGCGCCGGTGGGAAGGGGAGATACGTCCCCATCATTTTTCAGGCGTCGCGACCGTCGTAACGAAACTCTTCGGGATTGTTCGTCCCCGGATCGCGCTCTTTGGGCAGAAAGATTTCCAACAATCGGCACTTGTGCGGCAGCTGGTGCAGGATCTGAATCTCGGAGTGGAGATCGTCGTGCATCCGACGGTGCGTGAAGAGGATGGGCTGGCGATGAGTTCGCGCAATGTCTATCTGTCGCAGGAGGAACGAAAACGCGCCGTTACGTTGTACAAGAGTCTGCGGGCAGGCGCCGAGGCAATCCGAAGAGGAGTGACTGAGGGGGCGGCAGTTCAGGAGGCGATGATCGAGGTCATTAAGAAAGAGTCTGCATTCAGTATCGACTATCTGGCGGTCTGCGATCCGACAACGCTCGAACCGCTTTCAACAGTGACCCAGAAGGCCGTGTTGCTGGGAGCCGTCCGTATCGGAGCAGTTCGGCTTATCGACAATATTCTGGTTCCCGCCAAACAGGCGCGGCGTAAGCGTTAA
- a CDS encoding LL-diaminopimelate aminotransferase has product MAGFPIEVATRIKTLPPYLFAAIDKMKQEAIARGVDIINLGIGDPDLPTPAPIIDSLAKAAKDPKHHQYPSYEGMLSFRKAVADWYKRRFKVTLDPTSEVLTLIGSKEGIGHIHLAFVDPGDIVLVPSPGYPVYPVGTGFSGGVSHIMPLTKANGFLPDLSAIPKNVAKKAKLMWLNSPNNPTSVIMTKDYFKRAIEFAQDNRIIICHDAAYSEIYYDGKRPASFMEVEGAKDVGVEFHSLSKTYNMTGWRLGFVVGNKEVLAGLGKVKSNLDSGCFEAVQEAGITALGLDDSVTDGIRTIYQERRDTLIPGLKQLGLEVDAPPAAFYIWVTVPKGYTSASFTAHLLEKAGIVTTPGNGFGAPGEGYIRMTVCTTKERLAEAVERIKKVGF; this is encoded by the coding sequence ATGGCCGGTTTTCCGATCGAAGTTGCCACACGCATCAAAACGCTGCCTCCCTATTTGTTTGCCGCGATCGATAAGATGAAGCAGGAGGCCATTGCCCGTGGGGTCGATATCATCAATCTCGGGATCGGCGATCCGGACTTGCCGACGCCTGCGCCGATTATCGATAGTTTGGCGAAAGCGGCGAAAGACCCCAAACATCACCAGTACCCCTCCTATGAAGGCATGCTGTCGTTCAGGAAGGCTGTAGCGGACTGGTACAAGCGTCGCTTCAAGGTCACGCTCGATCCCACCAGCGAGGTCCTGACCCTCATCGGTTCGAAAGAGGGCATCGGGCATATCCACCTTGCCTTCGTCGATCCGGGCGATATCGTGCTGGTCCCCAGCCCCGGCTACCCGGTGTATCCCGTCGGCACCGGCTTTTCAGGTGGTGTGTCGCACATCATGCCGCTGACGAAAGCAAACGGATTCCTGCCGGATCTGAGCGCGATCCCAAAGAATGTGGCCAAGAAAGCCAAGCTGATGTGGCTGAATTCTCCGAATAATCCCACGTCCGTGATTATGACGAAGGACTACTTCAAGCGGGCCATCGAGTTCGCGCAGGACAATCGGATCATCATCTGCCACGATGCGGCCTATTCGGAAATTTATTACGACGGCAAGCGTCCGGCGAGTTTTATGGAAGTGGAGGGCGCCAAGGACGTCGGCGTGGAGTTCCACTCTCTCTCGAAGACGTATAACATGACCGGCTGGCGCCTGGGGTTTGTCGTCGGCAACAAGGAGGTTCTGGCCGGCCTCGGCAAGGTGAAGAGCAACCTCGACTCCGGTTGCTTTGAGGCGGTTCAAGAGGCCGGCATTACCGCGTTGGGCTTGGACGACTCGGTCACCGACGGCATCCGAACGATCTACCAGGAGCGCCGCGATACCCTCATTCCGGGGCTCAAGCAGCTGGGCTTGGAAGTGGATGCGCCGCCAGCCGCCTTCTATATCTGGGTGACGGTGCCGAAGGGCTATACCTCCGCGTCCTTCACCGCCCATTTGTTGGAAAAAGCCGGGATTGTGACGACGCCGGGCAACGGCTTCGGCGCGCCGGGCGAAGGCTATATTCGCATGACGGTCTGCACGACCAAAGAGCGGTTGGCGGAAGCGGTCGAGCGAATTAAAAAAGTGGGATTCTAG